The Dermacentor albipictus isolate Rhodes 1998 colony chromosome 2, USDA_Dalb.pri_finalv2, whole genome shotgun sequence genome has a segment encoding these proteins:
- the LOC135904272 gene encoding monocarboxylate transporter 9-like yields MTVGDQTSACADEKNGPAAASPSNGKKGIPRYGPDSVHSWMTAGACALATFFGVGGRRSSGFLYVAILDTFNATRSQAAWPIILLGGVLLLTGVVAGPLAHRYTPRPVAIVGGTIGALGLIVSYFATNIEYLVFSLGIVHSIGSGMLFVVIPTVINEHFIRYKGLAMGINFAGATMGTFVFPKFLELATNQYGFKSALLLFGALCLNAVAFSLFLRQPSWLKKKLKEQKEQHVQAEKLRSVNDTSEHLVNGCRIAIPNGLADDKTSVKKLELVPGSFRHGLTVFSCPMFYVVMYSYIAFSFAFECYISLLVDFTIDRGVSVSNAVTVLSTSSVADLIGRLTLPALADKGYFTRQALMTVSFAWMGCLYIMLPLAESYAVVFTMAAAIAFCIGTTVVLFSVLCAEYVGIERVSMAYGMVSASAGMTSLAKPLVIGYFRDKVGSYDNLFRLCGSTVTLAAIIWIFVHIRICATSKHTWTLGNGPLCGSQDASVKTKNQP; encoded by the exons ATGACAGTCGGGGACCAGACGTCTGCCTGTGCCGACGAGAAAAACGGACCCGCAGCCGCCTCTCCGAGCAACGGAAAGAAGGGAATACCTCGCTATGGTCCGGACAGCGTGCACAGTTGGATGACGGCAG GAGCATGTGCTCTTGCAACGTTTTTCGGTGTCGGTGGAAGAAGGTCAAGCGGCTTCTTGTACGTGGCCATATTGGATACGTTCAACGCCACCAGGTCACAAGCTGCATGGCCCATCATATTACTTGGCGGTGTCCTACTACTCACAG GTGTCGTTGCTGGGCCATTAGCGCACCGGTACACTCCACGGCCGGTGGCCATAGTCGGCGGTACTATTGGAGCCCTCGGCCTCATCGTATCCTATTTCGCAACCAACATTGAATACCTCGTTTTCAGCTTGGGCATTGTTCATT CCATCGGGAGTGGCATGCTGTTCGTCGTTATTCCGACTGTCATCAACGAACACTTCATTCGGTACAAGGGCCTTGCCATGGGCATCAATTTCGCCGGCGCCACCATGGGCACGTTTGTCTTTCCGAAGTTCCTCGAATTGGCGACCAACCAGTACGGATTCAAAAGTGCCCTTCTGCTCTTCGGTGCTCTTTGCCTCAATGCTGTTGCCTTCAGCCTGTTCCTGCGTCAACCTTCGTGGCTGAAGAAAAAGCTGAAGGAACAGAAGGAACAGCATGTTCAGGCGGAGAAGTTGCGCAGCGTAAACGATACTTCGGAGCACCTCGTCAATGGCTGCCGCATCGCTATTCCGAACGGGTTAGCAGACGACAAGACAAGCGTCAAGAAGCTCGAATTAGTGCCTGGATCATTTCGTCATGGGCTCACCGTGTTCTCGTGCCCCATGTTTTACGTGGTGATGTACTCTTACATTGCGTTTAGCTTCGCATTCGAGTGCTACATCTCGCTGCTGGTGGACTTCACCATCGACCGCGGAGTCAGTGTGTCTAACGCGGTGACCGTGCTCTCCACCAGTTCGGTGGCTGATCTGATTGGTCGGCTAACGCTTCCTGCGCTGGCCGACAAAGGATACTTCACTCGGCAAGCCCTGATGACCGTCAGCTTCGCGTGGATGGGATGCCTCTACATCATGCTTCCCTTAGCCGAGAGTTACGCCGTGGTGTTCACCATGGCAGCTGCGATTGCTTTCTGCATCGGCACCACTGTAGTGCTTTTCTCTGTGCTGTGTGCGGAGTATGTGGGCATCGAGCGAGTGTCTATGGCCTACGGCATGGTGTCCGCTTCGGCAGGGATGACGTCGCTAGCGAAGCCACTCGTCATAG GTTACTTCCGGGACAAGGTGGGATCCTACGACAACCTGTTTCGCCTGTGCGGCTCCACGGTGACGCTGGCCGCCATCATCTGGATCTTCGTTCACATCAGGATCTGCGCCACCTCCAAGCATACGTGGACGTTGGGAAATGGCCCACTGTGTGGCTCCCAGGACGCCAGTGTAAAAACGAAGAACCAACCTTGA